The following DNA comes from Noviherbaspirillum sp. L7-7A.
CAAAGAGTCAGATCATTGTTGTTCTGAATGCACTCAGCCATCGCTGTCTTGATTGCATTGGTTGCGGAAATTACGTTGGCAAACTTGGCCTTCTTGACATAGTCCTGATACGCCGGAATAGCCACCGCCGCCAAAATACCGATAATCGCAACCACGATCATCAGTTCGATAAGGGTGAAACCTTGCTGAGCCTGCTTTTTGTATTGAGCGAATTTCATGATGTCCGTCCCGAGAAGTAGAGTAAAAAGTAAAACCACCGAAATCTGTTGAAGCTGCTTTCTCTAAAGCAACATACGTGCCAGCAACGTTTCTGCACAGAAATCATGGAAAACCCTGGTTTTTGCCCCCCTGCATGAAAAAATGGCGGGCAGAAACGCTGTGCCAGCCGGTCTGGCACCGCTGCGGGCCCTGCCAGCCACTGCTGGCACCGGCCGTCTACCCGCCAGGATCTGGCGCCAGAGAGAAAGAAGCATCGTGGAACTGATCAGCCTTGCAGCAGCCATTACCCTGACTGAATGGAGCGAGCGCACCTTCTGGCGGCGCTTTGCCGATGGTTCGGTGAAGAAGGAAGTGGAGGGCGGCGGCAATGGCAAGTCCATGGTGCACCTGGATTCCATCAAGCCGTATATCGCCATGCCGCTGGACGCCGACGACTTCGCGCTGCTGAAGCTGGCCGACCGCGGCGATGCCGCCGCCCAGAACGACCTGGCGCTCATTTTCCTGGCCAACGGCAAGCCGCGCGGCGCGATCGCCTGGCTGGAAATGGCGGCGCGGCAGGATCATGCCGATGCCATGCACTGGCTGGCGCGCTGCTACCTGGAAGGCAATGGCGTGGCGCGCGACGACAATCTCGGCATGATGTGGCTTTCCAAGGCCGCTGCCCACGGCCATCTGATTTCGGAAAACCAGCTCCGGCTGATGCGCGAGCGCTTCATCGCCGCTGGCTAGAACGGATCCGGCCGGCGGCGGCAAGCCAGGTCAGACTGAACCCGCTCTGACGGTATCCACGGTACGCGGCCGGCCGCCCAGCAGCACGCAGGCCAGCGCGGCGACGATCAGCGCAATGCCGGCCCACTGCCAGCCCGTCACGCTTTCCCCCAGCACCAGCATGCCGCTGGCAATGCCCACCACCGGCACGCCCAGGCTGAACGGCGCGATCCGGTTGGCGCCGTGGCGCTGGATCAGGCCGGTCCACATGCTGTAGGCGAAAATCGTCGCCACCCAGCCCAGGTAGGCCACCGCCACCCAGCCCTGCCAGGGCGCATTCGTCCACTGCCAGCGGCTGCCGGGCGCGTCGAACAGCAGCGACAGCCCGATGAAGGGCAGCACCGGCACCGCGCTGCACCAGACCAGGAAACTGAGCGGCGCAAAACCGGGCGCGGCCCGCTGCGCCAGGCGCACCACGATGTTGGAGGCGGCCCACATCGACGCGCCGCCCAGGCACAGCGCAAAGCCCAGCGCCGTGGTAGCGGTCGCCGCGCCGGCCGCCGGCAGCAGGTAATTCATCGCGAAGCAGCACAGGCCCAGCGCCGCCAGCGCCAGGCCGGCCAGCAGCGGCCGGCCGGGTTTTTCGGCCAGCACGAAAAAGCTCAGCAGGGCGGTAAAGAACAGCTGGGTCTGCAGCAGGACCGAGGCCAGCGCCGCCGTCATGCCGATCTTCAGCGACAGGAACACCAGGCCGAACTGGCCCACGCCCTGGCACAGGCCATACAGCAGCAGCCATTTCCAGTGCATCCGCGGCGCCGGCACCAGGAAGATCAGCGGCAGCACCGCCAGCAGGTAACGGGCCGCGCCAAGCTGGAAGGGCGTGAAGCTGCGCAGGCCGACCTTCATCGCGATGAAGTTGGTGCCCCAGATGACGACAATGCCGAGAGCGGCCAGCAGCTCGCGGCCGCTCAGTGAAGTGTTTTGCATGATGTCTTTCTGGAGCCTGTCATGGATTTCGTGGGGTGCCGGGGGACAGGCGTCGCCGGAACCGGCCACATGCAAGGTGCGCGACGAGGCAGCAGGCGCTTGCGTGGAGGAGCCGCAAGGCGGCAGGTGAGCCGATGGCGGCGTTCAGGCTTTCTTCCGGAGTCATGCCGCGCCCTATGCACCCGGCGCAGCCCGGCGCACGTCCCACCAGTCGGGCAGCAGCCGCCGCACCTCGCTCCTGGCGTAACGGTCGTCGATCAGGTACACCACGCCGGAATCGGCGCGGGTGCGGATCACCCGGCCGGCCGCCTGCACCACCTTCTGCAGGCCGGGATACAGATAGGTATAGTCGTAGCCGGCGCCGAACGCCTGCTGCATGCGCTCGCGCATCTGCTCGTTGACCGGGTTGATCTGCGGCAGGCCCAGGGTGGCGATGAAGGCGCCGATCAGCCGCCGGCCGGGCAGGTCGATGCCTTCGCCGAAGGCGCCGCCGAGCACCGCAAAGCCAACGCCCGCGCTGTCGGCGGTGAAGCGGGTCAGGAAGGCGGTGCGCGCGCTTTCCTCCATGCCGCGCGACTGCTCCCAGAACGGAATGCCGGGATGCCGTTCGGCCATCAGCGCTGCCACCTGCCGCAGGTAATCGAAGCTGCTGAAGAAGGCCAGGTAGTTGCCCGGCTGGCGCGCATACTGGGCCGCGATCAGGTCCGCGATCGGCGCCAGCGACTGTTCCCGCTGCCGGTAGCGGGTGGAGATGTGGCTCGCCACCCGCACCGCCAGCTGGCTCGCCTCGAAGGGCGATTCGACATCGATCCAGCTGGTCTCTTCCGCCAGGCCCAGCATGTCGGTATAAAAGGGCCGCGGATTGAGCGTGGCGGAAAACAGTACCGTGGCGCGCGCCAGCTTCAGGCGCGGCCGCAGGAAGGGCGCCGGCACGATGTTGCGCAGGCAGAGGCGGGCGCCGGTTTTTTGTCCACGGCCTGCGTCAAGGGTTACGTCGAACAGCGAGTGCGGCCCGAACAGTTCGGCAATGCGGCCGAAGTGCAGCGCGTCGAAATAGAAGTTCTGCAGCGCGCCGTGGACTTCGGTCGGATGCTCGGCCAGGTAGTCGGTCATGGCGCTGGTGGCCTGCTGCAGCGCATTGACGAAGCCGTCCGGCAGGGTGTCGTGCACGACGTAGCTTTCCTCCTGGTCGCGCCACAGCGCGTTCCACTGGCGGTTGAGCTTGTCCAGCGGCTTCTTCAGCAGGGCCGGCGCGTCGCGGCGCAGGGCGGCGAAGCCGTGCTGGTCCAGTTCGGCGCTATACATCTTGCGCGAGCGTTCGACCATGTTGTGCGCCTCGTCCACCAGCACCGCCACGCGCCACTGGTTGGCCAGCGTCAGGCCATGCAGCATCGCCGACAGGTCGAAGTAATAGTTGTAGTCGCCAATCACCACGTCGGCCCAGCGCGCCAGTTCCATGCCGAGGTAATAGGGGCAGACGTCGTGCGCCAGCGCCGCGGTGCGCAGGCGGTCCTGGTCCAGCGTGCCGGCGTCGAGCGCGGCGCTGCGGGCGGCCG
Coding sequences within:
- a CDS encoding prepilin-type N-terminal cleavage/methylation domain-containing protein, which codes for MKFAQYKKQAQQGFTLIELMIVVAIIGILAAVAIPAYQDYVKKAKFANVISATNAIKTAMAECIQNNNDLTLCDTFAELNLTAPTADTNPASVAITATTAVITATGTAAAGAYTYIITPALPAAGATSIPMPVSGTCVAANACKI
- a CDS encoding SEL1-like repeat protein, which translates into the protein MELISLAAAITLTEWSERTFWRRFADGSVKKEVEGGGNGKSMVHLDSIKPYIAMPLDADDFALLKLADRGDAAAQNDLALIFLANGKPRGAIAWLEMAARQDHADAMHWLARCYLEGNGVARDDNLGMMWLSKAAAHGHLISENQLRLMRERFIAAG
- a CDS encoding EamA family transporter yields the protein MQNTSLSGRELLAALGIVVIWGTNFIAMKVGLRSFTPFQLGAARYLLAVLPLIFLVPAPRMHWKWLLLYGLCQGVGQFGLVFLSLKIGMTAALASVLLQTQLFFTALLSFFVLAEKPGRPLLAGLALAALGLCCFAMNYLLPAAGAATATTALGFALCLGGASMWAASNIVVRLAQRAAPGFAPLSFLVWCSAVPVLPFIGLSLLFDAPGSRWQWTNAPWQGWVAVAYLGWVATIFAYSMWTGLIQRHGANRIAPFSLGVPVVGIASGMLVLGESVTGWQWAGIALIVAALACVLLGGRPRTVDTVRAGSV
- a CDS encoding ATP-dependent DNA helicase produces the protein MSDQPIPRRYTVAVRALCEFTAKAGDLDLRFTPSPTALEGIAGHAVVASRRPAPYEAEVSLSGQFGQLLVRGRADGYDPAANRVDEVKTYRGDLAAMPDNHRHLHWAQVRIYGWLLCQERALDSIELALVYFDIGSQRETVLTETRDAAWLRAHFEDHCRRFDAWAEQELAHRAARDAALSALTFPHAEFRPGQRHLATSVYRTARDGGCLMAQAPTGIGKTVGTLFPLLKACPGQALDKVFFLAAKTSGRALALDALEQIAGAAPAARPLRTLELVARDKACVHPDKACHGASCPLAQGFYDRLPAARSAALDAGTLDQDRLRTAALAHDVCPYYLGMELARWADVVIGDYNYYFDLSAMLHGLTLANQWRVAVLVDEAHNMVERSRKMYSAELDQHGFAALRRDAPALLKKPLDKLNRQWNALWRDQEESYVVHDTLPDGFVNALQQATSAMTDYLAEHPTEVHGALQNFYFDALHFGRIAELFGPHSLFDVTLDAGRGQKTGARLCLRNIVPAPFLRPRLKLARATVLFSATLNPRPFYTDMLGLAEETSWIDVESPFEASQLAVRVASHISTRYRQREQSLAPIADLIAAQYARQPGNYLAFFSSFDYLRQVAALMAERHPGIPFWEQSRGMEESARTAFLTRFTADSAGVGFAVLGGAFGEGIDLPGRRLIGAFIATLGLPQINPVNEQMRERMQQAFGAGYDYTYLYPGLQKVVQAAGRVIRTRADSGVVYLIDDRYARSEVRRLLPDWWDVRRAAPGA